The Terriglobales bacterium genome window below encodes:
- a CDS encoding type III pantothenate kinase, which translates to MAKITMLLVLDVGNSNTVLGVYERSATGGKHDTLRAHWRVTTVRTQTVDEYGVLFRNLFAMEKIEVAAVHGIIISSVVPPLDSTLRQVCEKYFNSTPLFVEPGVKTGMPVRYENPAEVGADRIVNGVAAFEKYGGPCVVVDFGTATTFDVVSAKGEYMGGVITPGIGISAEALFQRTARLQRVDIRKPEQVIGTTTVGSMQSGLFYGYLGLVDGILERLVAELGASTKIVATGGLAALIGSSSKYISAVDDLLTLEGLRIIYERNAQAQAKPRKNSS; encoded by the coding sequence GTGGCTAAGATCACCATGCTTTTAGTTCTTGATGTAGGCAATTCCAACACGGTCCTGGGAGTGTATGAGCGCAGCGCCACGGGCGGCAAGCACGATACCCTGCGCGCGCACTGGCGCGTGACCACGGTACGCACCCAGACTGTAGACGAATACGGCGTGCTCTTCCGCAACCTGTTTGCCATGGAAAAGATAGAGGTCGCAGCCGTGCACGGCATCATCATTTCTTCCGTTGTGCCGCCGCTCGACTCCACCTTACGCCAGGTGTGTGAAAAATACTTCAACAGCACTCCTCTGTTTGTTGAGCCGGGTGTCAAAACGGGAATGCCGGTGCGCTACGAGAATCCCGCCGAGGTCGGCGCCGATCGCATCGTGAACGGCGTGGCCGCCTTTGAGAAATACGGTGGTCCCTGCGTCGTAGTGGATTTTGGCACAGCTACGACCTTCGATGTAGTCTCGGCGAAAGGCGAGTACATGGGCGGAGTAATTACGCCAGGAATCGGGATCTCGGCGGAGGCATTGTTCCAGCGCACAGCGCGCTTGCAGCGCGTGGATATCCGCAAGCCCGAGCAGGTGATCGGCACCACCACGGTGGGTAGCATGCAGTCCGGGTTGTTTTACGGATACCTGGGATTGGTGGATGGCATCCTCGAGCGCCTGGTGGCCGAACTGGGCGCGAGCACGAAGATCGTAGCCACCGGAGGCTTGGCGGCACTGATCGGCTCCAGCTCCAAGTACATCAGCGCCGTGGATGACCTGCTGACCCTGGAAGGCCTGCGTATCATCTATGAACGCAACGCCCAGGCACAAGCCAAGCCCAGAAAAAATTCCTCCTGA